CACAGGGCAGACACGAAGACCTGCTGAGCTGCATCTACATTGTCTTCCCATGATACACCCAAGCCCACCGTAAAGGCTTTGCACCCATTTCTGTTGTTTCCCTGGGGGCAGATTTCTACCCCCACAGAGGAGGTGGCGTACCTGCATGTGTCCATCCAGGGAGGTTCCCTGAGGGTCTCTCAGCAGAGGGAGGTCCTGCTGAAAGCCCCAGGTCTGTGGACTGTGATACAGACAGACAAAACTACCTACAAGCCTGGGCAAACCGGTGAGGGGCAGGAGATGCTGGAAGAGCTCATGGGCTCTGGGGATGGGATGCCCAGGCTGGGTCCCAGGCTCTAGCACTCACTCCTGCTCtggggtttgctctttccagtGAAGTTTCGAATTCTCCGTTTGGAGGAGGACTTCATTCCCAGTGACAGAAAGGTGAGATGGGGTCAGGGTGCAGGAGGTGTGGTGGTGACAGGGTCCTCACGTGGTGAATCTGCTGGGTCTTGGCAGCAGGGACCGCGGTGTCACAGTGAGCACAGGCAGCTGGGCAGAGGCGTGGCTGGGCTGCTCCACGCTGAGTGCTAACCCcttctctctgtttttgcagcttcCCTTGGTGACCGTGACTGTGAGTCTTCACCGTGTGCCATCCTGCCAGCTCCCTCGGGAGGCGCAAAGGGGCCCAGAACACATGTGCTGCTGGGCACCAGGAGTGGGGACAGAGAGGACATCCCTGATGCAGAGACATCACAAGGAGTAGGGAGAAGGGcttgggttcctcatcctcatTTCCAACCCCATTTGGGTCAGCTTGCCTGCGTGGGGGACCTCAAGGCAATGCCACTAAGGGCCATCTTATGTGCATGAAGACAGTGGTGACTATTGCCAGGGAGATTTCAATCTGTGTAGAAAACCAGGAGCTCCCAGTGCAGACTGGAGCATCCCCCAgtgtcctgctgctggagctcagcctGCAGGCTGGAGATCAGCTAACACAGCTTCTGGGGCAAGTGTTCCACCTGGAGAGGTGATGCCCTCAGGGTCTGAGCATGGCAGCAGGGCAATCCATGGCAATCTCTGCTTCTTGCGAGGTTGCACAGAGCGATGAGTCCTCCAAGTGGTCAACCCCACCGCTGCCACAACTCCCCAGGTGAGGGCTGACACTGTGTGCCCCCATGTGCAGGATTTCGGAGGGAGAACCATCGCGTCATGGCAGGATGtgagcctgcagcagggcatTGCGGACCTGTCCCTCCCGCTGGCCCACTCATCCCTTGGCAGTTACATCATCACGGTGGAACAGAAGACTCACATCTTCTATGTGGAGACAAACAGTGAGTGGGCATGAAGGCTTTTGGGAGCCATCATGCTGGATGGCAAGAAACGGGCAAGGAAGAAGTGGGCAGGCTCCTGATTCCCATTGTTCTCCTGCAGGGCCACCCCACTTCCAAGTGCTTCTTCAGCTGCCGTCCTTTGTGATGGTGACGGACGAGATGATCCCACTGCACGTCTGCGGGTGGTGAGTTGGCGAGTGGCCACGGGGCCGATGTtgcctgcagcctccccatccccttcctgCTCCATCCCCACAGGTACCCATCTGGGAAACCTTTCCGGGGCAGGGCTGAGGCCAGACTGTGCCAGTGGCACAACTATTATCTGAACGAACCTGGCAAATGTGCTACATTTGAGGCTGAGGTGAGGGCAGAAGACGGGGAATGTGGGTGGTGATCCTGGACGTGTTTCCCCATCTCGGGGTACTGTGCCTTGGGGAAGACGGCTGGGTGCAGTGACTGGGCATCACTGGGAGATCCAGCTTTCACATCAATGTTCTGTAAAGCCAGTCATCCCAAAGAGTGTGGGGGAGTTGGGTGGGGACTCGGGGTGCTCCTCGGGACAGGATGGGCAGGAATGGGACAGCCACATGGCAGAGCAGCATACCAGCCCTGGGGTGGATGTTGCAGGGTTCCAGTGCTGGAGAAtgggctggtgggaggcagcagcacctgAGAGCCCCAATCCACCACTTCCCTGCAGATGACACCCAAGGGCCGGGCCATGGGCTGCTGCTAATGTGGGCAACTCTCTCCTTCAGACAGGGAGGAATGGCTGCTTCTCCACCCAGATATCCACGGCTTCTTTCAACCTGACCAGCCCCGACTATGAGAGGCGGCTCTACGCCAATGCAATTCTGACAGAGCGGAGGACCGGTAAGCGCAGTCAGGGTGCACCTGGGGTGTCCGTCCTTCCCATACACACGCATCAGCTGCTCTGGCCCTTCCTTGCTTTGGTGTTTCCTCTACTCCCATCTGTGGAGCAATCCCTCAGGCCCTGAAGGCTCTTCAGGAACTTCTTCCTATTCCAGGATCCTTCCCCAGCTGTTCCCCCACCATCCACCTCCCATTCTGCACTCTCTGCCCATCTGACACAAGTTGGGATGCTTTGTCAGTGACTGGAAAGCTGTTagggttattatttttttcttgtcaggTCTTTCTGACTTTGGTCAAGATTATAAATAGCTGTTATCTGCCTGAGTAGGGTTGTTATAAACTTCCTTAGGATCAGGTAAAGAGCCCAGTTTCAGCGCAGCACAGATAGGAATGGCAGATCCTATCTGTCTGTATCAGCTAAGGGAGTAAAGATGGGTAGTTTTGATCATTTTGGAGTAAAGATGGGTACTTTGATAGCACCCAGATCCTGCCTTGTGCTGCTCATAGTTCAGCTCCTGTCACCCTGAGGACAATTTCTTGTGCTTGTTGCCCATCAAATGGGCTTTTGCACTGTGCAAACTCACCCCTAAACATAGCTTGCAAGAGGACAGCTTTGTTTCTTATGGCAACATGCAAAGAAAGCAGTGGGGAGCAAACATGCAGCTCTACATACTCGTGACTCTGACCCATTTTCCTGCCATGCATGAGTTGAAGAGAGGGAGATAGCTTTGCATCACAAGCTCTGCCTCATGAGCTTTGCATTGCTACTTCTCCTGTCCTTCCTTTCGCTTCGGACTGGGCCAGAGTGGTGTCTGCATCAGCACCAGCTGGTAACACTGCTTGGGGTGGGGACTGGAGAGCAGGCACTGGGCCCAGCTCTCCTGGGGGGTTTGCCAGGACAAATTGCTGAGCGCCATCTCCAGCCTCATGCAccacccagcacagctctgcatcTGTGATGCTGAACGTGAGACATCAGGGGGTCAAACTTCACACCCCTATCCTGAGGACACAGAGGCATGGGTGGAGGTGACATGTGGGAGAAAGCAGGGATGGAGCCATTAACGCTGTGCCACCTAGCGCCTCTCGTCTCTGCCTCCTCTCTGCAGGGAATTTGCATAGCCTGACTAAAAGCTGTAACATTCTGCCTGAAATGCCCACAGCTGCATTCAAGAACACCGATGGTTTCTACAAGCATGGGATGCCCCCCACTGGCACGGTAATGGAGGTTTCCtgtgccccacagccctgctctcccACCCTTACCCTTTGGCTCCAACACAGCCTGTgcatctcctcttcctcctggtgCAGATGCTGCTGAAGGGAGCCGTTGGTATCCCTTCTGCCTTCACCAACCCAACATGACCACTTGTGGGATGCTTATTCACTCTTTTTGGGGGACTGAGCATGGCTGGCTCATGTCTCCCGGTGTACTCCTCCAGGGATGTCACAGCACAGTGTGTGGTGGTCGTGGCTGCTGCAAGCCTTTCCATCCTGCTGGGCTGTCTTCACTTTTGAGACTCCTGATTTCCACCCCTCAGGGTGATCTCAAGGAGGTGCCTCTGCCCTCAAAGCACGAAAGCCGAAATGACAGTACCGTCCTGAATTCCTCCTCTTCGGACAGCCAAAGTTTCTTGAAGATCCACAGGATGAAAAGGACGCCACCCTGCAGAAAGCCCCTGCGACTCCGGGTAGATTACGTCCTCAACAAGGAGGCCCTGGGGACCGAGCTGCAGAGCGTGGATGTGGTCTTCCTGGTGGGTCTTTGCCTAGTGAGGAATGGGGGACAGTGCACAAAGAACAGAGCTCAGAGGAGGAGGATAAAGCTGCTGGACTGGCCAGGATGGAGCCATTTCCAGTCAGCCCTGCACGGGCACTGTTGGCTTAGGGTCTTGGGGTTGGACACTGGAGCTGTTGGGTGTTGGGGAACCATTTCACTTCCTCCTGAAGCACCAATTTAGCCCTTCCcatctcttccctcctcctttgCAGGTCATGGCCAGAGATACCATTGTCAGCCTCCTCAGGAAGGAGCTGACCTTGGAGGCAGGTAGGTCCTGCAGCAGAGACGGGTCATGAAGGGCTCTGCTGCCCATGCCTGGACCTCACCTCCCTCCCTGTCCCAGGGCTGAGAGGCTCCTTCTCCCTGGAGCTGCCTGTTGGCCCCAGGCTGGTGCCCACGGCCATGGTGCTGGGCTATGTGATGCTGCCTGGTGGCAACGTGGTGGGAGACTGGGCTGAGCTGCACATCGCCATGTGCTTCCCCAACCAGGTGAGTGGAGGCTGCGAGCCATCTCCTGGCTTCCAGCACACCACTTGCTCTCCACCCTTTGCCATTTTTTTGGGGGATGGAGAGGAAGTCCTTTCTGGGACCCTCTCCCCAGGTGAAGCTGTCCTTCCCGGAGCAGAAGGCTCTGGCAGGCTCGCAGGTCCGCCTGAAGgtgcaggctgccccagggtcCCTGTGTGCCATCCACATCATGGATCAGCCCACATCGTACTATGGTCTCAAGGCTGCCTATGGCTCCAAAGTGGTGAGTATGGAGTGGCCTCGGTGCTGGACTGGTGCCTTTTCATGGGGAATTTGCAGGGGACTTGCTGCTGGGATACAGGGACAGTGGGTTCTCACTGCCAGGCACATTTCAGGGGACGGCAGTGAGGACCTGGTCCCAAGAGCCCTGCCATCCACAGAGTCTGGGGCTTTGCATAGGGTCCAGGGCTCTACTGGCCAGGGCCTGAGCCACAGAATTGCCCTGCGGTGCTTCCTTGGGTGGCAATATTGAAGATAGGATGCGAGTGGTGGGAAGCAATGCCTGCTCCTCtgggagaggaggagatggagcagCAATGGGCCCCAGCAGAGGGGTTGGAGCTGGCAGCATCACTGCCCTGCCTGGAGAGGTGCCAGGGCTATGGGATGATGCCAGGAGCAatgagggctggagctgggccagGAGTATTTCAGGTCTTCCTCAACTAACGCTCACCTGTTTGGCTTAGGTCTATAACTTACGCCCATCTTCTGAAGACAGCTCTTATTCTGAATATGGAGCATTCTGTGTTGACCCTTATTGGGGTATGCATCCAGTAAACGCTATACCACTCAACCCATATGATATGACTTCCTTCGAATACAAACGTCGGCGCGCTAGGCAGGCAGCAGAATTTCTCAGATTTCAAGACCCGTGTGACCCGGGAGTGGTAGGAGccatcccccaccccccacctccccatccctgccttatgctcctcttcctcacagGGAGGGCTTCTTGGGATGCAGGGGCACCCGGTCCCCCACCCATCCCACATCGGTGCTCACAAACCGTCCTCCTACATCCCCCACGCACTGCACCCCGCTCCCAGCCTGCGGCAGGCGTGCGGATCATGCCTGTCCGTCTGGGCACAGTGGCTTACCGTGGGGACAGGGCTAAGCTCTGATCTTCCATTGTGAACCTGGACTTGAAGTGAGCAGCCAAGGAGAGGCCTCCCATTAGCAGCACTGGgttggggctggctggggacgGGGTGAGCAGAGCAGACCCAGCAGGTCACGGCCACCTGCCCCAGTGCAGCCGTGCGCCCTGgcattccttttcccctcctgcaCTCCTGCTGCAGTGTGCCAGGGGTCCTGATTTCTGGGAGCTCCTTTTTGGCTTGAAGCACGAGATGATTCCTCATTTCAGAAAGGGTCAGAAAGACGTTTTGGCAATGATGGTCTTCAGCGCACTGTGGTTCCCTCTTGTGTGTCACATTTCAGCGTGCAGCTTTGAGAACTGTCACCAACACTGTCCTGAACAGCTCTATGGCATTCCAAACAGTGGGTGAGCAGGGACGGTCTGCAAGAGCCCCCACACCAGctgctgaagggcagagggggaCGCCCAGCCCCTGTCCTTCCTGGCAGCACATTCAAGTTGTGCCCATCAGCAGGGCTGGAGAAGGACAAAGAGGAAGATGAGAGAGAGCCCCGACCCAGGCAGGACCAAACACTGCAGAAGGATTTTCCTGGGACGTGGCTGTGGGAGCTGGTCCCTGTGGGGTAAGTAAGGAGCCCTGGAAGACCTCAAGCCAGGGGGCAGCTTCccctctgggtgcagcaccaAGACCACTGGGTCGGTGTCCCTGTGTCAAGGAGTGGCACTGGGACGCATCCAGATGCAAACTTAGTACCAGCCCCAGGACAGACCCTGGCAAACCAAGTCCTGCAGGCAGGGGATGTTGTAAGAGAGAACCAGGAGCACTGGTGGCACCTCTGCCCACCCCAAACATGCGATGACCACCAGTGCTTGGACCACGGGTGGTTGGCACACTCcttctgctggctctgcccGTCAGGCCTGGCCAGCAAGAGCTGTCCATCTCCCACCACCCCGCAGGGAGGAGGGCTCCGCAGAGGTGCCGGTGACAGTGCCCAACGCCATCACGGAGTGGACAGCCGGGATGTTCTGCATGGCACCCACGGGCTTGGGGCTAGCCCCCACTGTCACCCTCTTGACCTTCAAGCCCTTCTTTGTGGAGCTGGTGCTGCCCTACGCCGTGACCCGGGGCAAAACCTTCACCCTGGCCGCCACTGTCTTCAGCTACCTGCGGCAGTCCCTGCgggtgagtggggggggggaggcaggggccAGGGGCTGTGGCCTggtgggggctgagggggtCGTGGTCCCGCAGGTTCGGGTGACGCTGGCAGAGTCGGCGGAGCTGGAGGTGTCAGCAAGAGCAGATGGTGCGGAGAGCAGCTGCATCTCGGGGTTCAAAGCCAGGACCTTCCGGTGGGACGTGAAAGCCACCAGCCTGGGTATGGGTGCGGAGGAGCTGGTGAAGGGCTGGGGAAACCAGGGCTGTGTCACAGCTGCGTTCCCCATCTGCATCCCCAGGGAAGGTGAACGTCACCGTCACCGCCCAGGCGCTGCACTCTGAGGAGCTCTGCAACACTGAGGTACCCGTGGTGCCGGCGCAGGGGCATGTGGACACCGTGACGaagctgctggcagtggaggtaaACGCAGAGGTTGGTGGCTGCGGGACAGGCTGCTTTGTCCCCTCATGGGGACCAGAGCTGCACCCAAAGCTGCTGTCCCAAGAGCAGAACAGAGCTGCTCCTGTCCCCTGGCCAGGCTGTACGGTGCCTGTGGGTACTACAGACTCCTAGATCAAGGCTCCTGCCATCCATACCATCAGTGGGgtgccttccttttccttctggggGTTAGGTTTGTAGGTTTgaggctgctggctgggcaATGTTCTGTTCAATCCCCTTGTTGTGCCATGCAAGGGGTTGCTCCAGCTCGTTCCATGTGGTCCTGAACTCCCTGGCCCATTAGGATGGCCAGAGAGCATTGGGGATGGGATCCAGGTGAGGTGTGAAGGGCTCTGGCTCGGGAAGACAGTGtcagagggaggggaggaattTCTGGGATAGAGAAGTGTAGGCTGACTGATTGCGGTCTCACACCTGTTGTATTCCAGGCTTTAAAGCACAGAAGACCGATGTGAATGGAAATTACAGCTGCCTGGCTCTTGTTCTGCTCCTGACCCCATTGTACCCACCAGGCAGCTGAGGGCTTGAGCGTCTTCCCCCCCCTGCTTCATCCCCTTCACCTGAGTGCAGCCTCCAGCACCGTGCTTCAGATGAGGACTCTGTGACCCACCcgtgcccccctccctccccagcagccctgctgtccCCCATGCTTCAGGGGCTGGTGAGGACcctctgctgtgctgtccaCTGGGGAGGCATGGTTTTCCATGAGCTGATTCTGGTACAATTCCTTGGAGAAGGGATCTGACAGcatgggcaggggaaggggctgggcagggagaggaggtgcCCCGGACacagctctgcccctgctccaccaggctggaaaacaaaaaacaaaccaacccacaacaacaacaacaacaaggaaaacagaagcagcagagtGTTTTTCTTGCAAGAAAGCTCATTTTCTTCAGGCtctttcccagcatccctagcCAGAGCCAGCTTCATGTCTTAAGTGCTGGCCCTTTGCATACAGGTCTCAATGACCCTGTCTTCCTTAATGATGTGTAAAGGGGGCTGTAGCTTTATTTGCATCCAATCTTCACtttgttttaacaaataaaaagctgaaatgaaaactgaaagagtGTTTGTTGCATgggtggcaaggcaggaggacaaggaagagcagcagcagagctgcctggcCAGGAGGCGCCacctggctgggctgggggcagcccctgcacttgctccagcttctgctccagagccaccagcagccccaggcgATGAATCCTCCCCGCAGTGTTTGCTCAGCATGTGCAGATCGGAGAGATGGAGGCCCCCATATGGATCTCCCCTTGGCCTCGCTGCCAATGGTCCCCTCTTCATCCTGCCCCCATGTCCCAGAGGGCTCGGTGTGATGGCCCTGAGCTCTCTGTCACATTGTgccaccctggggacacctggTGGGACCCTGACCTGAGCCAACACCCGAGGATGGCAGGACAGGCTGGATCCAGCATGCAGCCACATTCCCTCATCATGTCCATGAGGGCAGTGGGGACCAGGGCCAGTATGGGGACAGGTATGGGGACAGCAGCCAGGGTCAGCCCAGAGTCCACGGGAAAGGGCTTGGCCCCATCTCTGGCTTCCTTTGCTCATGCCTGTTTTAATGATATTGGAGGAAACATGGCAAAAATGCAGCTTGAGACCTGTGATCAGCCCAAGTATCTATTGTTTGGAAAAATAGGAAAGGTCTGGGAACAAACCCTACTGAGGAATCGCCACCAGCTCCCAGGGTGTTCTAGTACCTTGCTTCTTGCTTTCGTTTTGGAAACATggccctgctccctcctgccagcatttcccagcagctgggggatTACAGCAAAGTGAAGAGGTGCGTAGGAGGTTCCTGCCCCCTGGTTCGGAACCTCTCCAGCCTATGGGAACATCTCAAATTGCAAAAGTCCATCACAGCCTTGAACCCAGGATGGCAAACATTGCCCTGGCTATATCTGCAGATCTGCACTGGCTGATCGTCCCACACCTTGTTTGCTCACTGTGGGCAAAGAGAAGCTCTCACTGGGGAGCCTGCAGCAGTACAGAAGGAGGTCTTCAGCCACCCAACACAAGGAGATTGTAGCCACCCCAAAGTCTGTTCGCAGCTGGAGGCATGGGGTCtccagcagccctgccctgcctgctccttcTCATCCTGCACCTCACGGCTGGAGGATCTGCAGCACTGTAAGCACTCTTTGCCTCCACATATCTGTCCATACCTGGTGGGAGGGTGGTTAGTCTTGGCTCAGTGCTCAGTGGGACATAATGGTCCCTGTGCCTGCAGTAGCTGGTGAGGGTGGCAGTGCTTGGGGTGAGCTGTCCATGAGCATCAAGGACATGGCACCTGGAAGCTTCTGGGGCTGGTGGCTTTGGTTTATTGTCGGTGCCACCCCATGCAGTGTTGGTGGGCAAGCAGAGCCTTAGCTTTGCTGAACCAAGAAGCCAGGGAGAGGCCAgaagcagggggaggaggtgcagTGGGGTGGCCCTGTGGTGGCTGCCCCAGGCTGTGCTCCTGGCTGCTGTCTCCATGCCCTTGATGGTGGTGCTTCTCCTTGCCAGGCATTACGTGGTCACGTCCCCAGCTGTGATCTACCACCCCCATGCAGCGACGCTGTGGGTCCATCTCAGTGAcctctcccagcctgcccaggtgactgtccagctgcagagagcagctggggctggcaaCATCACCCTGCTGGAGAGGAAGGTGCAGGAGCCTCACGTGCATCTGAACGTCACCTTCATCGTGAGTGTCACCCCAGGATGCCTTGACTCCCCACTGCCTCCAGCTCgcctgggagctgggctggttTCCTCATCATTTTGTAGGATTTCCCTGTGCAGGCAGAAGATCTCTGCACCATGACAGCTTGTCTCCTGGCATTTCCCCCCTTTAGGCCCCAGCCCCCTccaaggggaaggaggaaatcGTGGATCTGCACGTCTCAATCCAGGGAGATTCCCTGGATGTCTCCCAAAAGAAGAAGGTGATGCTGAGAGCCCTGGAGCCTGGGATCTTCATACAGACAGACAAGGCTGTCTACAAGCCTGGGCAGCAAGGTGAGGGGCGAGATGGGGTCTGTCTGGATGAAGGACCAGGGGACAGCAGGTTCAGCCTTGCTCCCACCCAATGTGAGCTGATGGAGATGGGGGGCTCACCCCAGGGTGCTCTGGGACCTCCAGCACTGGCCCAGAGCAATGCCAGGACATGCTGGCTGCACTGGCTGGGGACAGTGCCCCGCTGCAGGGCTCAGGGTGGGCTTCTATCCACCTTCCCCATGCAGATGTGCCCACCACTCACTCCTGTGTCCCCCTTTGCTCTTTCCAGTGAAGTTTCGAATTGTCTCTTTGGATAAAGACTTCGTTGCCAGTGACAAGAAGGTGAGGACAGCATGAGGGACAAAGGAGAGGTGACAGGGCTCACTGTGCTGCTCTCCTTCCATCTCAGCAAGCCGTGGCAGAGGTTGGGGGTCAGCCATTACCTTTCCCCTTGGGAATCCTGCCCCAGGCaattctgcctgggctgccaAGCTCAGGGTGTGGTGTGTCCTTCACACAGCTTTGGCAGGAAAGAACCACAGAGTTAGTTGCACATGAGACATGGGAATGCTCCCACTTAAACTTTCATTTAGGGACATAGGAACAGTGAGTGGGAAGCAGGGAAAGTGCTGCTGTTATCCATCAAATCACAAGTCACCAGAATTATAGGTTAGTTCAATCTCTGGTGCTCCCAAGCAGTCACTTGTGTGTCTGGAAGTGCAAGAGGTTTCCAGGTGAAATGGATGATGACTTCTTGCAAAGGTGCTGGGAGATGCTGCCTCTCCTTGCCATGCTGGCTCACCTCAGCTTGAGCCATCCACAGGCTCAAAATCAGTCCCAAAGCAAATCAGCGGGGTGGAAGGTCACAGCATCCCATGAGCAACCCTCGCTGTCCTTTGCCTGTGGTTCTAGAGATGTCCCCACCCTGGGGAGAACCTAAGGAAAACTTTGAATTTCCCCTGTAACCATCTCCTTCTTGCCTTCCAGCTGCCCCTCGTGTTCCTGAAGGTCAGTCTGGGAGGTGCAGGGAGGCTCCTGGGTGGTGCAGGCATGGGAATGTGGCATGGCTGGGAGAGGGGGAACCTGACACGGGGGTGCTGGTTGGGCTCCCCGGGGTGCCCTGGGAAGCGAGGGCCGACACCGCGTGTCCTCGTGAGCAGGACCCCAGAGGGAACCGCATCGCGCAGTGGCGAGACGTGAGCCCACGGCAGGGCATTGTGGACCTGTCCCTCCCGCTGGCTGCGGAGCCAGCCCTGGGCACGTACACCATTGAGGTGGAGGGAAGGACTCGCTCCTTCAGCGTGGAGGAATACGGTGTGTGGGGACCAGGGCCGTGAGGAGTAGGGTGGGAGGGAGCCGTGCCTTGGCACATCCTCGTGGGCAGTGTGTTGTGGCCACCCGGCCAcccatgtccttgtgctgggaGGGACAACTCCTCCTCCCTTCACTTCTCCATCAGTGCTGCCCAAGTTCGAGGTGACCATTGACATCCCCTCCACTGTGCTGGAGAAAGACGAGAAGTTTCTGGTGGAGATTTGTGGGAGGTGAGCCCGAaacaggctgtgctgggagcacggAGGGGATGAGGGGCACGACGCGATGTGACCCACCAGGTGCTGTTGCTCCCCAcaccccctgcctgccctccaCCCAACAGGTACACCTACGGGAAGCCCGTCCAGGGGAAGGTCCAGGCCACTGTGTGCAGGCCCTTCTTGTTCGGCCGGGTGATATacgttcctgagcaatcctcaCCGAGTACAAACTGTATCGAGGTTGGCGGGCAGGTGAGCAAAGCTGGAAGCACGGGGGGCAGTGGGACAGCCCACCCCCAGGACTGCTCCCAGCGCGGCTgactccttccctccctccagaCCGAGAAGAACGGCTGCTTTTCGACAGAAGTTTTGATGACTTCCTTTAGTCAGACCAATGGCAGGCTTCAGAAGCGTGTGCGAGTCAAGGCATCACTGGTGGAGGAGGGGACAGGTAGGGGTGGTGGTGTCCTCCTGCTCGGGAGTAGGATCTGTTGTTGCATTCACCCCTGCATGCACCCACATGCACACAGCGTGGAGGTGTCAGGCTTCCTCGGGGAAGCCCACAGGCAATGCTGTGAT
This portion of the Anas platyrhynchos isolate ZD024472 breed Pekin duck chromosome 28, IASCAAS_PekinDuck_T2T, whole genome shotgun sequence genome encodes:
- the LOC110353789 gene encoding alpha-2-macroglobulin-like isoform X3 — its product is MGSTAALPCLMLLCLLHLVAGASAQPRYLVLFPYVIYYPHGGKVHIHLMDLDGPVRVTLHLASSHGVPNVTLEETGDKILQLDWPLFPNISTPTEEVAYLHVSIQGGSLRVSQQREVLLKAPGLWTVIQTDKTTYKPGQTVKFRILRLEEDFIPSDRKLPLVTVTDFGGRTIASWQDVSLQQGIADLSLPLAHSSLGSYIITVEQKTHIFYVETNRPPHFQVLLQLPSFVMVTDEMIPLHVCGWYPSGKPFRGRAEARLCQWHNYYLNEPGKCATFEAETGRNGCFSTQISTASFNLTSPDYERRLYANAILTERRTGNLHSLTKSCNILPEMPTAAFKNTDGFYKHGMPPTGTGDLKEVPLPSKHESRNDSTVLNSSSSDSQSFLKIHRMKRTPPCRKPLRLRVDYVLNKEALGTELQSVDVVFLVMARDTIVSLLRKELTLEAGLRGSFSLELPVGPRLVPTAMVLGYVMLPGGNVVGDWAELHIAMCFPNQVKLSFPEQKALAGSQVRLKVQAAPGSLCAIHIMDQPTSYYGLKAAYGSKVVYNLRPSSEDSSYSEYGAFCVDPYWGMHPVNAIPLNPYDMTSFEYKRRRARQAAEFLRFQDPCDPGVRAALRTVTNTVLNSSMAFQTVAGLEKDKEEDEREPRPRQDQTLQKDFPGTWLWELVPVGEEGSAEVPVTVPNAITEWTAGMFCMAPTGLGLAPTVTLLTFKPFFVELVLPYAVTRGKTFTLAATVFSYLRQSLRVRVTLAESAELEVSARADGAESSCISGFKARTFRWDVKATSLGKVNVTVTAQALHSEELCNTEVPVVPAQGHVDTVTKLLAVEALKHRRPM
- the LOC110353789 gene encoding alpha-2-macroglobulin-like isoform X5 is translated as MVSRLPMAPKWSITYAHLLKTALILNMEHSVLTLIGRAALRTVTNTVLNSSMAFQTVAGLEKDKEEDEREPRPRQDQTLQKDFPGTWLWELVPVGEEGSAEVPVTVPNAITEWTAGMFCMAPTGLGLAPTVTLLTFKPFFVELVLPYAVTRGKTFTLAATVFSYLRQSLRVRVTLAESAELEVSARADGAESSCISGFKARTFRWDVKATSLGKVNVTVTAQALHSEELCNTEVPVVPAQGHVDTVTKLLAVEVNAEALKHRRPM
- the LOC110353789 gene encoding alpha-2-macroglobulin-like isoform X6; the protein is MVSRLPMAPKWSITYAHLLKTALILNMEHSVLTLIGRAALRTVTNTVLNSSMAFQTVGLEKDKEEDEREPRPRQDQTLQKDFPGTWLWELVPVGEEGSAEVPVTVPNAITEWTAGMFCMAPTGLGLAPTVTLLTFKPFFVELVLPYAVTRGKTFTLAATVFSYLRQSLRVRVTLAESAELEVSARADGAESSCISGFKARTFRWDVKATSLGKVNVTVTAQALHSEELCNTEVPVVPAQGHVDTVTKLLAVEVNAEALKHRRPM